In one Saccharibacillus brassicae genomic region, the following are encoded:
- a CDS encoding sensor histidine kinase yields the protein MSVKRRLYLSNILMLVLPIVLVIATSACLLLIYQGVTGVRGKPQPPMNNGETIPARLDLARQLSADLTEAEGDASRFSRLDDFNGEYAESGLRAFWYQGNRRIYPAQLPAPVPDGIDMPGEGSSALLTESYAIYRVPAGAGMLALIDTESKLDPGGRSRQQLYTGLFLLAVLILIVVATNRLLTRFVFRSIVNPIEMLAEGVHQLRDGNLTYRIRYVKQDEFAEVCRDFNRMAEQLSDMVEERSRNERSRRELIAGISHDLRTPLTSIKAYLEGLEKGVASTPRMQAKYFATIKSKVEHLEHVISQLFLFSKLDVGEFPLYLERVELGAELKRMSEAFAAEYKPKGLDLRLEGTLPTAIAVVDPVQFRNVIQNVLENSLRYTDQDRAEVVLEASETDRTVEILLADNGPGVREDELARLFDVFYRSDDSRKRTELGSGLGLAISSKVIERLGGRITAELVPSGGLGIRIVLPTAKSTEGLPSKGAEYEKDTDY from the coding sequence ATGAGCGTAAAACGCCGGCTCTACCTTTCGAATATTTTGATGCTCGTGCTGCCGATCGTGTTGGTGATCGCGACGAGCGCCTGCCTGCTGCTCATCTATCAGGGAGTGACGGGCGTGCGCGGGAAGCCGCAGCCTCCGATGAACAACGGGGAGACGATTCCGGCGCGTCTCGACCTGGCGCGGCAGCTGTCCGCCGACCTGACCGAAGCGGAAGGAGACGCGAGCCGGTTCTCGCGGCTGGACGACTTCAACGGCGAATACGCGGAGTCCGGCCTTCGGGCTTTTTGGTACCAAGGGAATCGCCGGATCTATCCCGCGCAGCTCCCGGCGCCGGTGCCGGACGGGATTGATATGCCGGGCGAAGGCTCGTCCGCCCTGCTGACCGAGAGCTACGCGATCTACCGGGTTCCGGCCGGAGCAGGGATGCTGGCCCTGATCGATACCGAGTCGAAGCTCGATCCGGGCGGGCGTTCGCGGCAGCAGCTCTACACGGGCCTGTTCCTGCTGGCGGTCTTGATCCTGATCGTCGTCGCGACGAACCGCCTGCTGACCCGATTCGTGTTCCGCAGCATCGTGAATCCGATCGAGATGCTCGCCGAAGGCGTCCACCAGCTGCGCGACGGCAATCTCACTTACCGGATTCGTTACGTCAAGCAGGACGAGTTCGCCGAAGTGTGCCGCGATTTCAACCGAATGGCGGAGCAGCTGTCCGACATGGTGGAAGAGCGCAGCCGCAACGAGCGCAGCCGCCGCGAACTGATCGCGGGCATCTCGCACGATCTGCGCACCCCGCTGACTTCGATCAAGGCTTATCTGGAAGGATTGGAAAAAGGGGTGGCGTCCACGCCCCGGATGCAGGCCAAATATTTCGCCACGATCAAAAGCAAAGTGGAACATCTGGAGCATGTCATCAGCCAGCTGTTTCTTTTTTCCAAGCTGGATGTCGGCGAATTTCCGCTGTATCTGGAACGCGTCGAACTGGGCGCCGAGCTGAAGCGGATGTCGGAAGCTTTTGCCGCCGAATACAAGCCCAAAGGTCTCGACCTGCGGCTCGAAGGAACGCTGCCGACCGCGATCGCGGTCGTCGATCCGGTCCAGTTCCGCAACGTGATCCAGAACGTGCTGGAGAACAGTCTCCGGTATACGGACCAAGACCGGGCGGAAGTCGTGCTCGAAGCAAGCGAGACAGACCGGACGGTCGAGATTCTGCTTGCGGATAACGGGCCGGGAGTCCGGGAAGACGAGCTGGCGCGGCTGTTCGACGTCTTCTACCGAAGCGACGACTCGCGCAAGCGGACAGAGCTTGGCAGCGGACTGGGCCTGGCGATTTCGTCCAAAGTGATCGAGAGGCTCGGCGGCCGCATTACGGCGGAACTCGTTCCTTCGGGCGGCCTGGGCATCCGGATCGTCCTGCCCACAGCCAAATCGACGGAGGGCCTGCCCTCCAAAGGAGCCGAATATGAAAAAGATACTGATTATTGA
- a CDS encoding formate/nitrite transporter family protein, with translation METEALKNVELLALKKHKIFKQSIIRYMLRSILASMFIGFGVIVAFRAGSFFYLVESPMAYPMAAITFGAAIILISYGGGDLFTGNTFYYTYAALRKKMRWPEVFKLWITSYGGNMIGAALFAGFIFLTGLFASPDINAFLLNVVQHKMEAPTGQLFFRAILCNWLVCMAFFVPMFMKENGAKMFAMMLFVFCFFISGYEHSIANMCTFAIALVVEHPAEISMAGVVHNLVPVTLGNLVGGAGLMGFMYYFVNKPFLNEEDAGKP, from the coding sequence ATGGAAACGGAAGCTCTCAAAAACGTAGAATTACTGGCACTCAAAAAGCACAAGATTTTCAAGCAAAGCATCATCCGCTACATGCTGCGTTCCATTCTGGCCAGCATGTTTATCGGTTTCGGCGTCATCGTGGCTTTCCGCGCGGGCAGCTTTTTCTACCTGGTGGAGTCGCCGATGGCCTATCCGATGGCGGCGATCACGTTCGGCGCGGCGATCATCCTGATCTCTTACGGCGGCGGCGACCTGTTCACGGGCAACACGTTCTATTACACGTACGCGGCGCTGCGCAAAAAAATGCGCTGGCCGGAAGTGTTCAAGCTGTGGATCACGAGCTATGGCGGCAACATGATCGGAGCGGCGCTGTTCGCGGGATTTATTTTCCTGACCGGCCTGTTCGCTTCCCCGGACATCAACGCCTTCCTGCTCAACGTGGTCCAGCATAAGATGGAAGCGCCGACGGGCCAACTGTTTTTCCGGGCGATTTTGTGTAACTGGCTCGTCTGTATGGCGTTTTTCGTTCCGATGTTCATGAAGGAAAACGGAGCCAAAATGTTCGCCATGATGTTATTCGTATTCTGCTTCTTCATCTCGGGCTACGAGCACAGTATCGCCAATATGTGCACGTTCGCGATCGCGCTCGTCGTCGAGCATCCGGCCGAGATCTCCATGGCGGGCGTCGTGCACAATCTGGTGCCGGTCACGCTCGGCAATCTGGTCGGCGGCGCAGGACTGATGGGCTTCATGTACTATTTCGTCAACAAGCCTTTTCTGAACGAAGAAGACGCGGGCAAGCCCTGA
- a CDS encoding MFS transporter, translating to MKKLVWMGSLFYLLMGFIKVTVASIITVLLPLYDRVYTDAGALIFIEFGASIFGMLIQPWLANRMSKKTMLHIGAWGVAASYLLIAFLPPWPLLLAGFALAGFLGGIIESVIAAVILDGLQSNAAIAMSRLEVAFGVGSLILPLTIGMLIVSGLWNYALFGIAAYCVFLSLFVRFTRFGDAEPLFVPAHRAEVPSAVPAGAASSGPVGAVVAAAATHHPSAGKKRLLRTSGALMLPAFILLFFFYGATDIGLVNYLPSLMLETGMADAATAPISVTVFWAAMIAGRMFAGYEAEKLGYRKYLFIHWGGMIVLLSLFALNRSAAVGYVLIVLLGLTLSGLYVVTLVYAKTLMPRNVARNTSILMAGCAVGGGLFSVTAGRMLDALPPSYVQWTMAGIALLSLLTYVVYAKEQRSERASDMVRA from the coding sequence TTGAAAAAGCTCGTCTGGATGGGCAGTCTGTTCTATCTGCTCATGGGATTTATCAAAGTTACCGTCGCTTCGATCATTACCGTGCTGCTGCCGCTGTACGACCGCGTCTATACGGACGCGGGCGCGCTGATCTTTATCGAGTTCGGCGCCTCGATCTTCGGCATGCTGATCCAGCCGTGGCTGGCGAACCGCATGTCCAAAAAGACGATGCTGCATATCGGCGCGTGGGGCGTGGCGGCTTCGTATCTGCTGATCGCGTTCCTGCCGCCGTGGCCGCTGCTGCTGGCCGGGTTCGCGCTCGCCGGATTCCTCGGCGGCATTATCGAATCGGTCATCGCCGCCGTCATTCTCGACGGCCTGCAGTCCAACGCCGCGATCGCCATGAGCCGGCTCGAAGTCGCGTTCGGCGTCGGCTCGCTGATTCTGCCGCTCACGATCGGCATGCTGATCGTAAGCGGGCTGTGGAACTACGCCCTGTTCGGCATCGCCGCCTACTGCGTGTTCCTGTCGCTGTTCGTACGCTTTACCCGCTTCGGCGACGCGGAGCCGCTGTTCGTTCCGGCGCACCGGGCCGAAGTGCCAAGCGCCGTTCCGGCGGGCGCCGCTTCGTCGGGCCCGGTCGGGGCGGTCGTGGCCGCCGCCGCGACGCATCACCCTTCGGCCGGCAAGAAGCGCCTGCTGCGCACGTCCGGCGCGCTCATGCTGCCGGCGTTTATCCTGCTGTTCTTTTTCTACGGCGCGACGGATATCGGCCTGGTCAACTACCTGCCTTCGCTGATGCTGGAGACCGGCATGGCCGATGCCGCTACCGCCCCGATCAGCGTTACCGTGTTCTGGGCCGCGATGATCGCGGGACGGATGTTCGCGGGCTACGAAGCCGAGAAACTGGGCTACCGCAAATACCTGTTCATCCACTGGGGCGGCATGATCGTGCTGCTGTCGCTGTTCGCGCTTAACCGCAGCGCCGCGGTCGGCTACGTCCTGATCGTGCTGCTCGGCCTGACGCTGTCCGGCCTGTACGTCGTCACGCTCGTCTATGCCAAGACGCTGATGCCGCGCAACGTGGCGCGCAACACCAGCATCCTGATGGCGGGCTGCGCCGTCGGCGGCGGATTGTTCTCCGTCACGGCGGGCCGCATGCTCGACGCGCTGCCGCCTTCCTACGTGCAGTGGACGATGGCCGGCATCGCGCTGCTGAGTCTGCTCACTTACGTCGTTTACGCCAAGGAACAGCGTTCGGAGCGGGCGTCGGACATGGTACGGGCTTAA
- a CDS encoding DUF6376 family protein, translating into MKKIILALTLFALSLAGCSAVEEVNRSVGYTSDAVSYINDASQWAEQLPQLAQDAANDPQAQEKLSQELDRVQQSIADFGQVEVPGFAQGLHSQLTGYNESLNAQVDQLQQRIEAGEFTPELLQNSEVMQSIQNIRGLMDQFQQLGQ; encoded by the coding sequence ATGAAGAAGATCATTTTGGCTCTGACCCTGTTCGCCCTTTCGCTCGCCGGCTGCTCGGCTGTCGAGGAAGTGAACCGTTCCGTCGGCTACACGAGCGACGCGGTGTCTTATATCAACGACGCTTCGCAGTGGGCGGAGCAGCTGCCGCAGCTGGCGCAGGACGCGGCGAACGATCCGCAGGCGCAGGAGAAGCTGTCGCAGGAGCTGGATCGGGTGCAGCAGAGCATCGCCGATTTCGGCCAGGTGGAAGTGCCGGGATTCGCCCAGGGGCTGCACAGCCAGCTGACCGGCTACAACGAAAGCCTGAACGCCCAGGTCGACCAGCTTCAGCAGCGAATCGAAGCGGGCGAATTCACGCCGGAGCTGCTCCAGAACTCCGAAGTGATGCAGTCGATCCAGAACATCCGCGGACTGATGGACCAGTTCCAGCAGTTGGGGCAGTAA
- a CDS encoding AraC family transcriptional regulator yields the protein MNKRSQRREPGELNKKPDHLPEYRPDNRPPEEAVSGQPGDPDRSGGPTLAGVPASSGQPAPGSAAPEPPVSPSPPASPPSRENFGRPETLGTIERVLDEVERRLTDKVVLDELAEHAYLSKFHLHRLMRAATGLPLMEYIRARKLSASAHALLDTGSSGTVLGTALAFGFEHEQSYIRAFKRQFGVTPAQFRRGTAQIRLVERYDTSALKEIRRGVVFEPTFVIKPRSLYAGRRATIPLAENFERHTANAQGVSFFYGEHAQIPRKLKPSVYIGLTLYPPEYGAEATDYLTSAEVSSLEGLEAQWDTAELPAGKYAVFTYIGRFHPEHLTIHELNDIWNYMDEWLLRSPYEQAHGHHFEYIDAALAREDYCEADLYIPIRDLRT from the coding sequence ATGAACAAGAGATCGCAGCGCCGCGAACCCGGCGAACTGAATAAGAAGCCGGATCACCTACCGGAGTACCGGCCGGACAACCGGCCGCCTGAAGAGGCGGTTTCCGGGCAGCCGGGCGACCCGGATCGTTCGGGCGGCCCGACACTGGCCGGCGTGCCTGCATCGTCCGGGCAGCCGGCGCCCGGGTCTGCGGCGCCCGAGCCGCCCGTTTCGCCTAGCCCGCCCGCGTCTCCGCCAAGCCGCGAGAACTTCGGCCGGCCCGAGACGCTGGGCACGATCGAACGGGTACTGGACGAAGTGGAGCGCCGGCTGACGGACAAGGTTGTTCTCGACGAGCTGGCCGAGCACGCCTATCTGTCGAAGTTCCATCTGCACCGGCTGATGCGGGCGGCGACCGGCCTGCCGCTGATGGAATACATCCGCGCCCGCAAGCTGTCGGCCAGCGCGCACGCCCTGCTGGATACGGGAAGTTCGGGCACGGTGCTCGGTACGGCGCTTGCGTTCGGCTTCGAGCACGAGCAGTCGTATATCCGCGCGTTCAAGCGGCAGTTCGGCGTGACGCCGGCGCAGTTTCGCCGGGGCACCGCACAGATCCGGCTGGTTGAGCGCTACGACACGTCGGCGCTCAAGGAAATCCGCCGCGGCGTCGTGTTCGAGCCGACGTTCGTGATCAAGCCGCGCAGTTTGTACGCCGGACGCCGGGCCACCATTCCGCTCGCCGAAAATTTCGAACGCCATACGGCGAACGCGCAGGGAGTGTCTTTTTTCTATGGAGAGCATGCCCAAATTCCGCGCAAGCTGAAGCCGAGCGTGTATATCGGGCTGACGCTGTATCCGCCGGAGTACGGAGCGGAAGCGACGGATTACCTGACCTCGGCCGAAGTGTCTTCGCTGGAAGGGCTGGAAGCGCAGTGGGACACGGCGGAACTTCCGGCCGGCAAGTACGCGGTGTTCACCTATATCGGACGCTTCCACCCGGAACATCTGACGATTCATGAACTTAACGATATCTGGAACTACATGGACGAATGGCTGCTCAGATCGCCGTACGAGCAGGCGCACGGCCACCATTTCGAATATATCGATGCCGCGTTGGCGCGGGAAGATTACTGCGAAGCGGATTTGTACATCCCGATCCGGGATCTGCGAACGTAA
- a CDS encoding GNAT family N-acetyltransferase, which yields MPMQPHTSVYSIRPFEESDFPALGVFYNQAAEGRRVTFWWVGEPDNWTNVYCAFEDGKMIAKGQVDVFSTMPPTAKPSSQHRIFFNLKMLPERETDTELLGAMYDVLHARALELKALLPDTHGTLLGFGNYAEEAANTGFFTARPEFSPLKRQYRMCHTFADRHLLDAVEHVETVEPVENEAAASAFPLPDGYAWREFDALSGEQADDYLALDMEIWPETPIGADRLADLASRSGWRMLQIHADGTAAASLMYWVSDGETGEIEEVLTLSKHRRRGLASALLNRALHEIRSRGCADAELDVEALNEDALRVYRAAGFEIETEEQRYAVEL from the coding sequence ATGCCTATGCAACCCCATACTTCCGTATATTCGATCCGACCTTTTGAAGAAAGCGACTTCCCGGCACTCGGTGTCTTCTACAATCAAGCGGCCGAAGGCCGGCGCGTCACCTTCTGGTGGGTCGGCGAACCGGACAACTGGACGAACGTCTACTGCGCGTTTGAAGACGGCAAGATGATCGCCAAAGGCCAGGTGGACGTGTTCAGCACGATGCCGCCTACGGCGAAACCGTCGAGCCAACACCGTATCTTTTTCAATTTAAAAATGCTGCCCGAACGCGAAACCGACACGGAGCTGCTCGGCGCGATGTACGACGTTCTTCATGCCCGTGCGCTGGAGCTCAAAGCTCTTCTTCCCGATACGCACGGCACGCTGCTGGGCTTCGGCAACTATGCGGAAGAAGCGGCCAATACCGGCTTTTTCACCGCGCGTCCGGAGTTCTCGCCGCTGAAGCGGCAGTACCGGATGTGCCATACGTTCGCGGATCGGCACTTGCTGGACGCCGTCGAACACGTCGAAACTGTTGAACCTGTTGAAAATGAGGCAGCTGCATCGGCTTTCCCTCTGCCGGACGGTTACGCCTGGCGCGAATTCGACGCGTTGAGCGGCGAACAAGCCGACGATTATCTCGCGCTGGATATGGAGATCTGGCCGGAAACGCCGATCGGAGCCGATCGCCTGGCCGATCTGGCGTCGCGCAGCGGCTGGCGGATGCTCCAGATTCACGCAGACGGTACCGCGGCCGCAAGCCTCATGTACTGGGTATCGGACGGCGAGACAGGCGAGATCGAAGAAGTGCTGACGCTCTCCAAGCATCGCAGACGCGGCCTCGCTTCGGCTCTGCTGAACCGGGCGCTGCACGAGATTCGCTCGCGCGGCTGCGCCGATGCGGAACTGGACGTCGAAGCGCTCAACGAAGACGCGCTGCGCGTCTACCGGGCGGCAGGCTTCGAGATCGAGACCGAAGAACAGCGTTACGCGGTAGAATTGTAG
- a CDS encoding phosphotransferase, whose product MFESTLLHVNALFKSHGVHEEIVHMHTLSGTTEGLALKVESRESNVYLLKFDDPASLGPARQLLETYADSPLLPGVLLAAADDSYLAYAFIEGTTHFNRGAKKDWMRRLTQELLNRYVRCEDADYWGRPEYPRASWQHFNEIGIEEARGNLGSVLTDDDYRCVKQTAERLFAPHAVRSGAEPTEKYRLHGDTGVHNFVYREEALVGVIDPSPMAGPILYDFLYAFCSSPDELNLETLLAAFDLLERVQVERSRLIEETRIQLYCRIGLSVKHHPHDLPGYLEAWNYWNTLSL is encoded by the coding sequence ATGTTCGAATCGACCCTGCTTCACGTGAACGCGCTGTTCAAGTCGCACGGCGTTCACGAAGAAATTGTGCATATGCACACCTTGTCCGGTACGACCGAAGGGCTTGCGCTGAAGGTGGAATCCCGGGAATCGAACGTCTATCTGTTAAAATTCGACGATCCCGCTTCGCTTGGGCCCGCCCGGCAGCTGCTTGAAACCTACGCGGATTCTCCGCTGCTGCCCGGCGTGCTGCTGGCGGCCGCGGACGATTCTTATCTGGCGTACGCGTTCATCGAAGGCACGACCCATTTCAACCGCGGCGCCAAAAAAGACTGGATGCGCCGGCTGACGCAGGAGCTGCTCAACCGGTACGTACGCTGCGAAGACGCCGATTACTGGGGGCGGCCCGAATATCCGAGAGCAAGCTGGCAGCACTTCAACGAGATCGGGATCGAAGAAGCGCGCGGCAATCTCGGCAGCGTACTGACGGACGACGATTACCGCTGCGTCAAGCAAACGGCCGAGCGCCTCTTCGCTCCCCATGCGGTACGATCCGGGGCGGAGCCGACCGAAAAATACCGGCTGCACGGAGACACCGGCGTCCACAATTTCGTGTATCGCGAAGAAGCGCTGGTCGGCGTGATCGATCCGTCGCCGATGGCGGGGCCGATTCTGTACGATTTTCTGTACGCGTTCTGCTCCTCGCCCGACGAACTGAATCTTGAGACGCTGCTCGCCGCCTTCGATCTGCTGGAACGTGTTCAGGTCGAACGGTCGAGATTGATCGAAGAAACACGGATTCAGCTCTACTGCCGGATCGGGCTCAGCGTCAAGCATCATCCGCACGACCTGCCTGGTTATCTGGAGGCGTGGAACTATTGGAACACGTTATCCCTCTAA
- a CDS encoding GNAT family N-acetyltransferase yields MTARKEPLPLFSPLVTGYWLGRAEEPPRSLSTPGRYAIVVDAELPLSRSVMRLDFPDTGGWLSLSPEQARLLGLADTSEIGAPELDAALRQAGIGLNGADHLFYFAIPGQTALREQPEPDSVRQLTAEDADLFADFAAQSPADDLDEAFVELDHWLVFGCFVDGRLAAAASLIPWSGTKFADLGILTLPEFRGRGYGRQTVRAACAHALALGYEPQYRCQPDNAPSNALAAAAGLSLFAAWDVIAEDEAE; encoded by the coding sequence ATGACGGCACGCAAAGAACCCTTGCCTCTCTTCTCCCCGCTGGTGACCGGATACTGGCTGGGCCGGGCGGAAGAACCGCCGCGAAGCCTCTCTACGCCGGGCCGCTACGCGATCGTCGTGGATGCCGAACTGCCTCTCTCCCGAAGCGTCATGCGGCTCGATTTCCCCGATACGGGCGGCTGGCTGTCGCTGTCGCCGGAGCAGGCCCGGCTGTTGGGCTTGGCGGATACGTCCGAGATCGGCGCACCCGAACTGGACGCCGCGCTGCGGCAGGCCGGGATCGGACTGAACGGCGCGGATCATCTGTTTTATTTCGCGATCCCCGGCCAAACGGCGCTTCGCGAACAACCGGAGCCCGATTCGGTTCGGCAGCTCACGGCGGAAGACGCCGACCTATTTGCCGATTTTGCCGCGCAGTCGCCGGCCGACGACCTCGACGAAGCGTTTGTCGAGCTGGACCATTGGCTCGTCTTCGGCTGCTTCGTCGACGGACGGCTTGCGGCCGCGGCCAGCCTGATCCCGTGGAGCGGCACGAAGTTTGCCGATCTCGGCATTTTGACGCTGCCGGAATTCCGCGGCCGCGGCTATGGCAGGCAGACGGTTCGGGCGGCCTGCGCCCATGCGCTGGCTCTCGGGTACGAACCGCAGTACCGCTGCCAACCGGATAACGCGCCGTCCAACGCCCTCGCGGCGGCAGCGGGATTGTCGCTGTTCGCGGCCTGGGACGTGATTGCGGAAGACGAAGCGGAATAG
- a CDS encoding GNAT family N-acetyltransferase encodes MTLKRNEGRPKCPAFIFRKMNPDDADHLGQLDRSEKIEQICRIENGQEIWTPAGHECPTWNEAQLAELRLRYIGELERGGAAIGAYSGGMLAGFGVLGHRPLGSEGDMLQVDLLYVGRPYRRRGIGRRLMELLSREASLRGAKALYISSTESRSAVGFYRSFGSEIAAEPDPELFAREPLDIHLVRKL; translated from the coding sequence ATGACACTCAAAAGAAACGAAGGCCGGCCCAAATGCCCGGCCTTCATTTTTCGCAAAATGAATCCCGACGATGCCGACCATCTCGGACAGCTCGACCGTTCCGAAAAGATCGAACAGATCTGCCGCATCGAAAACGGACAAGAAATCTGGACGCCCGCCGGACACGAGTGTCCAACCTGGAACGAAGCGCAGCTGGCCGAGCTTCGGCTCCGCTATATCGGGGAGCTGGAGCGCGGCGGCGCGGCGATCGGCGCTTACTCCGGCGGCATGCTTGCGGGGTTCGGCGTGCTGGGCCATCGGCCGCTCGGCTCCGAAGGGGATATGCTGCAGGTTGACCTGCTGTACGTCGGCCGCCCTTATCGCAGACGCGGCATCGGCCGGCGGCTGATGGAACTGCTGAGCCGGGAAGCTTCTCTGCGCGGCGCAAAGGCGCTGTACATCTCGTCGACCGAGAGCCGCTCGGCGGTCGGCTTCTACCGCAGTTTCGGCAGCGAAATCGCGGCGGAACCCGACCCGGAACTGTTCGCCCGCGAGCCGCTGGATATTCATCTGGTACGGAAACTGTAA
- a CDS encoding S9 family peptidase — MSEQRGLTAEDLYRFVWVGAPDVSKADGRIAYTERTVNEAKDGYMTRIRALSADGAQDILFTSGEQDASPAWSPDGTRLAFARKHGDKRQIWLLPASGGEARMLTHLSEGAGAFAWSPDGSKLLVSSQVDPDDSGHSEDGSDEDGREPGGERKKGIDGETKVGQENAGQAKTGEGGAPSKDKPLKELVVDRIRYRGDGSGLWNGKRSHLFVVDAADGEAQAVTSGEFDVGSFAWSPDGSTIAFTAYIPADSEDETDPDLLLVSDLYVADAYGGSRRKLTDSNWSIGQPAWSPDGSKIAFFASDRSYHNATLNRLYSIAAEGGDILCLTDDRDLLVGNLVVGDMRSMLPSPAPLFSEDGSSVYALFTRHGSAGLARFAADGSGHEEVIVGDRDVYQLAPDHEGGFVVAIADALNPGDLYRFSPGTKQETRLTDANGEWLGERELSAPESFWVQTEDGWNVQGWIMQPVGFDAAAAASAGAPKVPTILEIHGGPHMMYGHTFMHEFQLLAAKGYAVIFANPRGGHGYGQEFVDACRGDYGGGDYRDLMETVDYALANYAYIDEKRLGVTGGSYGGFMTNWIIGHTDRFKSAVTQRSISNWISFYGVSDIGPYFTEDQIGGDPWQDTELLWKHSPLAYVQQMRTPLLILHGEQDLRCPIEQGEQLFIALKRLGRKTRLVRFPGASHDLSRGGHPSLRVARLSHIAGWMDDHLV; from the coding sequence ATGAGCGAACAACGCGGATTGACCGCGGAAGATCTGTACCGCTTCGTCTGGGTGGGCGCACCCGACGTATCCAAAGCGGATGGACGCATCGCGTACACGGAACGGACCGTCAACGAAGCCAAAGACGGCTATATGACCCGTATTCGGGCTTTGTCGGCCGACGGCGCGCAGGACATTCTGTTCACGTCGGGCGAACAGGACGCGTCTCCGGCGTGGTCGCCCGACGGCACCCGCCTGGCTTTTGCCCGCAAGCATGGCGACAAGCGCCAGATCTGGCTGCTGCCAGCATCCGGCGGCGAAGCGCGCATGCTGACGCATCTGAGCGAAGGCGCCGGCGCTTTTGCCTGGTCCCCGGACGGATCGAAGCTGCTCGTCTCGTCGCAGGTCGACCCGGACGACAGCGGCCATAGCGAAGACGGTTCGGACGAAGACGGCCGTGAACCGGGCGGCGAACGCAAGAAGGGCATCGACGGCGAAACGAAGGTCGGCCAAGAAAACGCCGGCCAAGCGAAGACCGGCGAGGGAGGCGCACCTTCCAAAGACAAGCCGCTCAAAGAACTCGTCGTCGACCGGATCCGCTACAGAGGCGACGGCTCGGGCCTGTGGAACGGCAAGCGGAGCCATCTGTTCGTCGTCGACGCGGCAGACGGCGAGGCGCAGGCCGTCACGTCGGGCGAGTTCGACGTCGGCAGCTTCGCCTGGTCGCCGGACGGTTCGACGATCGCCTTCACCGCCTACATTCCGGCAGACAGCGAAGACGAGACCGATCCGGACCTGCTGCTGGTCAGCGACCTGTACGTCGCGGACGCTTACGGCGGCAGCCGCCGCAAGCTGACCGATTCGAACTGGAGCATCGGCCAGCCGGCCTGGTCGCCGGACGGCTCGAAGATCGCGTTCTTCGCGAGCGACCGTTCGTACCACAACGCGACGCTGAACCGGCTGTACAGCATCGCGGCCGAAGGCGGCGACATTCTCTGCCTGACCGACGACCGCGACCTGCTTGTCGGCAACCTCGTCGTGGGCGATATGCGCTCGATGCTGCCTTCGCCGGCGCCGCTGTTCTCCGAAGACGGCAGCTCCGTCTACGCGCTGTTCACCCGTCACGGCAGCGCGGGGCTGGCCCGCTTCGCGGCGGACGGCTCCGGCCACGAAGAGGTCATCGTCGGCGACCGCGACGTGTATCAGCTGGCGCCGGACCATGAAGGCGGCTTCGTCGTCGCGATCGCCGATGCGCTGAATCCGGGCGACCTGTACCGGTTCTCGCCGGGCACGAAGCAGGAGACGCGCTTGACCGACGCCAACGGCGAATGGCTGGGCGAACGCGAGCTGAGCGCGCCGGAATCGTTCTGGGTGCAGACCGAAGACGGCTGGAACGTGCAGGGCTGGATCATGCAGCCGGTCGGCTTCGACGCGGCGGCTGCCGCTTCGGCCGGAGCGCCGAAAGTGCCGACGATCCTGGAGATCCACGGCGGCCCGCATATGATGTACGGCCATACGTTCATGCACGAATTCCAGCTGCTCGCCGCCAAAGGCTATGCCGTCATCTTCGCGAATCCGCGCGGCGGCCACGGCTACGGCCAGGAATTCGTCGACGCCTGCCGCGGCGATTACGGCGGCGGCGACTACCGCGACCTCATGGAGACCGTCGATTATGCGCTGGCGAACTACGCCTATATCGACGAGAAGCGTCTCGGCGTGACCGGCGGCAGCTACGGCGGCTTCATGACGAACTGGATCATCGGCCACACGGACCGCTTCAAGTCCGCCGTGACGCAGCGCTCGATCTCGAACTGGATTTCGTTCTACGGCGTGAGCGATATCGGGCCGTACTTTACCGAAGACCAGATCGGCGGCGATCCGTGGCAGGATACCGAGCTGCTGTGGAAACACTCGCCGCTCGCCTACGTGCAGCAGATGCGCACGCCGCTGCTCATCCTGCACGGCGAGCAGGATCTGCGCTGCCCGATCGAACAGGGCGAGCAGCTGTTCATCGCGCTCAAGCGCCTCGGCCGCAAAACGCGCCTGGTCCGCTTCCCGGGCGCCAGCCACGACCTGTCCCGCGGCGGCCACCCTTCGCTGCGGGTAGCAAGGCTGTCGCATATCGCGGGGTGGATGGACGATCATTTGGTGTAG